From a single Triticum urartu cultivar G1812 unplaced genomic scaffold, Tu2.1 TuUngrouped_contig_5867, whole genome shotgun sequence genomic region:
- the LOC125529812 gene encoding uncharacterized protein At4g15545-like yields the protein MPKAAAGDWADGWSCVVKLMILTRSSKDNDEYACIAACGPASAGNAIKNLKLCYNGAGVHPNTNKKQTQDRARGEVPPPPRAHPKTNNSKPRFRRRGRAPQFQNRNFSTRSGEAAVVPFGQLSSHPLRSGRDLVAPRRCHTALAVAGRVTGLEREAARLREGAAERDRENAELRDRVALLDRALQETNARLRAALEDNIQLSKERDSLAQTSKKQARDLHKLESFKRHLMQSLRDDSTSPQETVDITTCDQSVSSKTSSCGDGSISHTAASLLNGSGDLGSTTREVARPPLQKYALSPHINQRLTPEATPNIMSTSASPRGMSTTATPKLVSGATSPSRTRIEGHMSMTPWYSSKQSSAANSPPRGRPNPGRTPRIDGKEFFRQARSRLSYEQFGAFLANIKELNAHKQSREETLKKAEEIFGPDSKDLYLSFQGLLNRSLP from the exons ATGCcgaaggcggcggcgggtgaCTGGGCAGATGGATGGTCCTGTGTTGTTAAGCTGATGATACTAACCCGCTCATCAAAGGATAATGACGAATATGCATGCATAGCAGCTTGCGGGCCAGCGTCGGCTGGAAATGCCAT AAAAAACCTAAAACTTTGCTACAATGGGGCTGGCGTCCACCCAAACACAAACAAGAAACAAACACAGGACCGAGCGCGAGGCGAGGTCCCTCCCCCGCCCCGTGCCCACCCCAAAACAAACAATTCGAAACCTCGCTTCCGCCGCCGAGGCCGAGCCCCCCAATTTCAAAATCGAAACTTTTCCACGCGCAGCGGCGAGGCGGCAGTGGTCCCTTTCGGCCAGCTCTCCTCCCATCCCCTCCGAAGCGGCCGAGATCTCGTCGCGCCGCGGCGATGCCACACCGCGCTGGCCGTCGCCGGCCGGGTGACCGGGCTCGAGCGGGAGGCCGCGCGCCTCAGGGAGGGCGCCGCCGAGCGGGACCGGGAGAACGCCGAGCTGCGGGACCGCGTCGCGCTGCTCGACCGCGCGCTCCAGGAGACCAATGCCAGGCTCCGCGCCGCGCTCGAGGACAAT ATTCAGCTGAGCAAGGAGCGGGACTCGCTGGCGCAGACCTCCAAGAAGCAGGCGCGCGACCTGCACAAG CTGGAGTCGTTCAAGAGGCATCTGATGCAGTCACTCCGTGATGATAGTACATCG CCGCAAGAAACGGTTGACATTACAACATGTGATCAGTCAGTATCATCCAAAACATCGTCCTGTGGAG ACGGATCTATCAGCCACACTGCAGCAAGTTTGTTGAATGGGTCTGGGGATCTTGGAAGCACGACAAGAGAAG TGGCAAGGCCTCCACTCCAAAAGTATGCCCTCTCCCCACACATCAACCAACGCCTTACGCCAGAAGCCACACCAAATATAATGTCCACCTCTGCTTCTCCAAGAGGAATGTCTACCACAGCAACACCAAAGTTGGTATCTGGAGCTACCTCGCCTTCAAGAACTCGAATTGAGGGACACATGTCAATGACACCATGGTATTCAAGCAAGCAGTCGTCTGCAGCTAACTCACCTCCAAGGGGACGTCCTAACCCAG GTCGCACTCCTCGTATTGATGGAAAAGAATTTTTCCGTCAGGCCAG GAGCCGTCTATCATACGAACAGTTTGGAGCGTTCTTAGCGAACATCAAAGAGCTGAATGCTCATAAGCAGTCACGAGAG GAAACCCTCAAGAAGGCCGAAGAGATATTCGGTCCAGACAGCAAAGATCTATACCTCTCTTTCCAAGGCTTACTAAACCGCAGCTTGCCGTAG